In candidate division KSB1 bacterium, a single window of DNA contains:
- a CDS encoding DUF4136 domain-containing protein → MKIACFFLSFLLLLAFGGCSSIYVKSDYDHDIDFDQYTTFKWMRNPKKPGKNSVRKGSLLDKRIRRAVEQELEAKGFEIKKTGRVDALLTYHVNLQNRVEVSPARYGYYGWRRGHVHRYKQGSIIIDVVDPRLKQLIWRGAALGAVGKPDASQEKVNEAMAKVFEEYPIE, encoded by the coding sequence ATGAAGATAGCTTGTTTTTTCCTAAGTTTTTTGTTGCTGCTCGCTTTTGGGGGGTGTTCCAGCATCTATGTCAAATCTGATTATGACCATGACATCGATTTTGATCAATATACTACTTTCAAATGGATGCGGAATCCAAAGAAACCCGGCAAGAACTCAGTTCGGAAAGGCTCGCTTTTGGATAAGCGGATTCGGAGGGCGGTCGAGCAGGAATTAGAAGCAAAGGGATTTGAGATAAAAAAAACCGGCCGGGTTGATGCCTTGCTGACTTACCACGTTAATTTACAAAATCGGGTTGAGGTTTCACCGGCGCGATATGGCTACTATGGCTGGCGGCGGGGACACGTTCACCGCTACAAACAGGGTTCAATTATTATCGACGTTGTCGATCCGAGATTGAAGCAGCTTATATGGCGAGGTGCTGCCCTTGGCGCGGTCGGCAAACCGGACGCCTCACAGGAGAAAGTCAACGAGGCGATGGCCAAAGTTTTCGAAGAATATCCAATTGAGTGA
- a CDS encoding flagellar motor protein MotB gives MEIKLTQSHRSSQKESESWLLSYSDMVTLLLAFFVLFFSISQVDPGKFEQIMEYFSESNSTPLYVLEKQFQELVTAHQLEQSVDVELTPDGLRVNFQDNLLFDSGKAKLKSKSFPVLNALAEILKSADVAERKIQIEGHTDSVPLTKNALYPTNWELSTARSSSVIRYLITKEVASKRFVAVGFADTRLRQKETSNNLGLPVNRRVSLLIK, from the coding sequence GTGGAAATTAAGCTAACACAATCTCACCGCTCATCTCAAAAAGAATCGGAGTCCTGGCTGCTATCCTACAGCGACATGGTGACTCTACTCCTGGCATTTTTTGTTTTGTTCTTCAGCATTTCACAAGTCGACCCGGGTAAATTTGAGCAGATAATGGAGTACTTTAGCGAGAGTAATTCCACGCCGCTTTATGTCCTCGAGAAGCAATTCCAGGAGCTGGTGACGGCGCACCAACTCGAGCAAAGCGTCGACGTCGAATTGACCCCGGATGGCCTCAGGGTCAATTTTCAGGACAATCTATTGTTTGATTCCGGAAAAGCAAAATTGAAAAGCAAATCCTTTCCTGTTCTGAATGCCCTGGCCGAGATCCTCAAATCTGCGGATGTCGCCGAAAGAAAAATTCAAATCGAAGGTCACACGGATTCAGTTCCGCTTACTAAAAATGCACTCTATCCCACAAACTGGGAGCTCTCCACTGCACGCTCTTCGAGCGTCATTCGTTACTTAATCACAAAAGAAGTTGCCTCCAAACGCTTTGTCGCGGTTGGCTTTGCTGACACCCGCCTGCGCCAAAAAGAGACCTCGAATAACCTGGGCTTGCCGGTGAACCGACGGGTGAGTTTGTTGATTAAGTAG
- a CDS encoding DUF1572 family protein yields MINSLTELFTRDLTKLKDEINAYSDESKLWMTAKEINNSAGNLCLHLVGNLKHFLGATLANTGFVRDRDAEFTQKDVPRAELVKGIDEAIAAVKTTLASLDEQNLDKPYPIDFLKKQGSTAFYLLHFSSHLNYHLGQINYHRRLLS; encoded by the coding sequence ATGATAAATTCACTCACCGAACTCTTCACCCGCGATTTAACCAAACTCAAGGATGAAATCAACGCCTACTCAGATGAGTCGAAACTCTGGATGACAGCCAAAGAAATCAACAATTCGGCAGGAAACCTGTGCCTGCACCTGGTCGGGAATTTGAAGCATTTTTTGGGCGCAACATTGGCAAACACAGGTTTTGTGCGGGACAGAGACGCAGAGTTCACGCAAAAAGATGTTCCGAGAGCCGAGCTGGTCAAAGGCATTGATGAAGCCATTGCAGCGGTGAAAACCACCCTGGCCTCACTCGATGAGCAAAACCTGGACAAACCCTATCCAATCGACTTCCTTAAAAAGCAAGGCAGTACGGCTTTTTACCTGCTGCATTTCAGCAGCCATTTGAATTATCATCTGGGTCAAATCAATTATCACCGCCGGTTACTGAGCTGA